The DNA window CTGGCTGCAGGAACCCTAATGTTCCAGGTCAGGAAGGAGCCTTGAAGCCCTGATGGCCTCTggcctgcattagcaagtggttAAACAAAGGGGAATGGGTGGTCAATGCCTCATCCACCTGGAAGATAGGAATCCACAGCCCTATCTCTGGAGGAGAGGAGCCCTGAGCAGAGGTCATCTTCCCCTTCTTGTGGGGAATAACATTTGTCTCAACTGTCGACCCTCTGTCTGAGCTGAGGGACCGCGTCTGTGCTATCTGTCTGTGAATACATCCCACCATTGTCTCTGGCATTCAATCCCCCCACCACCGCCGCCAACCTCCATACTCATTAACCATTTCCAGAGAAACTGAAATGTACTGTAAAATCCAGCAGAATTCAGTGTCAAAATCTGAAATGTCAGCTTCCCCATCCTAGCCTGCCTACAGATGGACTTCTATTCAAGCAGAGTATCTGATGAAAAAGCCCCCAAGACTCCTTACTGCAAATAGAACAGGGTCTGTCATACAACATGTGCAAACTTTCCTTTCTGCTGCCAGAAAAAGTAGGAAGGGCTGAGGCTCTACCCTGTCCCTGGTATGAAAGCAGAGGCCATCCCAGGTGCTACTGCTTTGAACTCCAGACTCCTTCGGGGACCAGAGTACCCAGGCCTCACTTAGCCAAACCTAGAAGCCCAACAAACATGAAGactgccctcctctcctcactGTCCCTGGGACAGCCCTGGTGCAAACGCCTTCCACTGACCCTCCCAGCAGCTCCGCCCTCGGAAAGGGCCCtggaattgggggtggggggaggggggagggggttgtCAGAGGGCAGAGGTGGAGGGGTCGGAATACAAGAGATGGGGGCGGTGCCTCTTGGTGAGCATGGAATTAGAGTCCTGGAAGAGAAGGGGTAAGAAGCCAGGCTGACTGAGGGGGATAGGAGCAGTGGAAGCTGGGGTGTGGGGACGAAGAAGGGCGAGGCTGGGGGCCCGAgcgatgggggagggaggagctcACCGATGGCGGCTTCCTTCAGCTGGGTCATGTGCTCCCGTAGCACGTCGGGGTCCCGGGAGCTGTAGGGCCCCAGCTCCGGGTAGAAGCTGGAGCCCAAGTCATCGGGAGGAGTGTGGCGGCCGCGGGGGTAGCTGGCCGAGATCTTGGGGTCCCAGTGCGGCACCATGACGTGGTCCCAGTGAATGTAGTGGCCTTCGCGCCCGGGGCTCCCGTACCACGAGTAGTAGAAGGCGTGCAGGTCCGAGTAGACGCGCAGACTCTGCCCCGGGGCGGGTTCGGCCTCCGCTGGGGCCGGCCCTGGGGAGCTGCCCGGGCCCGCGGtgcggggcggcgggggcggcggcgcggCGGGGGCGGCCGGGGCCCGGGCGGCCGGCGCGGGGGCCCCCTCCGGGTGTCGTTCAAAGGGCGCCAGCTCCAGGCCGGGGCCTAGCGCCGGGAGTCCGTCCGGAGCCTTGAGCGTGCGGAGGCCCATGAGAGTGCCGAAGGCGAAGAGCAGCACCAAGAACAGCGCGATGCAGGCGCGGCGCCGCCGCCGGGCCATGGCGGCCCCCGCGTTCCCCGCGTCCCGCCGGGCTACCTCCGCGCGCGCCGCGCCATGGCTGCCCGCCCGGCTCCCGCGCGTCGCGCAGCCGGCGCGCGTCCCAGGGAGACGGCGACGCCGAGAGCGGCGTGGGCGGCTCCCCGCCTCTCCCCCGCAGTGCGGGCGGGCCCAGCACACAGAGAATGCAGGCGGCGCAGACCAAGTGGTCGCTAGCCGCGGGGGTGTGGACGGGGACCCAGACCGAGAGTGGCCGAGCGGAGAGGTCCCGGGCCAAGGGGCCGGGGTCTGAGTCAAGGCGGACGGCTCGCGGAGGGTTTGTCGCCTTTCAGCCTGGGGCAGCGGTGGAGCAGCCCGCTGGGGGACAAGGACCGCTCTCCTTCCGCAGCCCAAGAGAAGGTCTGGGCGATGGCGCTGGAAGGCGTGGGAGCAGAGGGCAAGGTGGGGAAGAAAGCAGTGTCTGTGATAGTTCTCTCCAGTGACCTCCTTCCCAGCTGTACCCTCTTTACTGACTTCACCTTGTCTGCCCATCTCCGAGATCTTCCTTCTTTGCCCCAGGTCCCGCGTCCCTCGGACCCCTTCTCAAACACCCCAGGCAGAATATGAATCCCGGGTTAAAGGGGCGTCGGGAAAACCCCAGGTAAAACACTACAGACCCTGGAGAGAGCCTGGGAGAACGAGGGAGACCGTGACTTGCGCAAGGTCACACGGACTGGGCCTTAGTCCAAGGATCAGGACTGTCTCCTTGCCAGAACTCTTGTCCACCCTGCCTGCTCCCGACCCAGCTGTCCCAAGCACTCTGTCCTTGGACAACCTCCTATAGTTAGTGAGGCCTAAATGAGATGGCTACCATAAAGCACTGTTGCAGGGCCTAACAAAATTAGCACTCAACACTTGCTGGAAGTTCCTTCTGGACTCCGAGCTCCAGAGGACAGGCCCTGGGTCACATTTACCTTTTAGGAATCCAAGCTTGAAGAACAGGGTTTGACACTCAGTTCCCAGGGTTGCTTGTGGAGTGAATATTTTGGTGTAATATTCTATAGACAATGATAAGTTTTTCACTCAACGTTAAGTCCGGActctgcattattcattatttcacTTATTCAGAAAAAGTTTTGTTTATGTCTGCCTCCTTCTCTGGTCCATGAAGACAGCAAGTTTGTTTCATGAGCAACTATATCTACAGTGTCTAAAACAGAGCTCAGCATAGTAGTAGGCACTGGATTCTTATTTCATGAGTAAGTGAATTGTAGGAAACCCAGAAAGAGGAGGAGCAAGACTGGGAAATGTGGGTagctttggagcccaggaaactGCATTCGAGGAAATTCGTGGTAGTGTTGCTGAAAAGTTAACCAGGTGATCTaagacagaaatggaaaattttattagaGCAGAATTTGAGGACTAGAAACTGGGAGGAGCCTCTCAGAAATCTGAGAACTGTTTCATTCATTAGAAATCAAGGCAGAGTTAGGCCTGTACATTAAATGATGTACTGTTGACAGTTTGCATAATCCAGATCAAAACCTCATGTGATTTCTTAGCAAGAAGGAGTGCTATTCAGatgctggagaaggtgaggagaaaagggaaccctcatacactgttggtgggaatgtaagatggtgcagccactttggagaacagtgtggaggttctttaaaaaaaaaaactaaagttaCCATATGAAcctgcaaccccactcctggacatatatctgaagaaaactctgactcaaaaagatacatgcaccccagtgttcatagcagcactatttctAACAGTCAAAACCTATaataagcaacctaaatgttcttcagcagatgaatggataaagatgtggtgtatatagaCATTGGACtactacccagccataaaaaacgatgaaataatgccatttgcagcaacatagatacaactagagattatcatattaagtgaagtaagtcagaaaaagaaaaatatcgtATGGTATTACTTACatgcggaatctaaaatatgacacaaaggaaTCTAcctatgaagcagaaacagaatgAGGGACATAAgccagtggttgccaagggagagaAGGGTGGGAGAGGGTTGGATTGGGGTTTTGAGATTAGtggatgcaaactggtatatagAGGATCAATCAACAGCAAGGTCCTATTGTgtagcatggggaactatattcaatatccagtggtaaaccgtaatggaaaaggatatgaaaaagaatgtctatCTACGtatactttgctgtacagaataTGTGCCTACAGTTGTTTCACTGTACAGTGGTAATTAACACATTATCATTCAACTGTATGTcgataaaaaataaacttctaaaaagagaaaaaacagtgtGAATCAAGTAGAATTTTAATTTCAGCTCCAATAGCAAACATCTGAATCAATCTGGCTTACCCAGTGTGGAAATATACCATCTCACAATGCGGGAAACCCAATAGGAGAGCAGAGTGGCAGAAGCTCTGGTTCAACATTGTCATCAGGGACCTGAGAAGCTTTTATCTCACCGCTCTGCTGCCCCCATCATTGACTTCATACCAAAACTGGCTCCACTCAAAACACAGAATGATGGCCACAGACAGCTGAGGCTGCATGCTTCCTTTCGCCATTCAACAAACAACAGTAACACTGATTTCTCTTTCCCAGCAGTCCAAAGCAGCACTGGTGGCATAGTGGTGAGCAAAGCTGCCTTCCAAAAGTCCTAAGCAAGCATTTCCTTGAATTACATTGATCTAATATGATTTAGGTCTGTTCGACCCAAACAGATTTTTGCCATGGGGAATGGAATGACCATGACTGGATTAGATTAAATTTTTGGAGTTAATTAAATGTTGGGGAGAAGACCATAATGTCTTCTAGACATTAGATGGAATTAGATGACTAATGAATTAGATGACTTTGGAAATGagtaaaaataagaggaaaagacTACAGATGAAACTCTTGGGAATACCAGCATTTATAAGTTGGGCACAGGAAGAACAAGTGAAGAGAAAGAATCATTAAAGAGGAGGAGAATTGGGATTGGGTAGTGGTTTTAGATAACCAGTGGGAAGGTTCCCCAGCTGTCAATGATTTCACTATTTCTGGGACTGCCCTGCAATGCAATAGTGGTCCCCATTGGCCTTGCCTGGAGTCCTTGATACTACCACCCATCCATAATGGTTTGATCCAAGACTGGAATTCTGACCCAAGATGAACACTGACCCAAGGGTCCTTGATTACAATCCTTCTTTGGAATTTTTCTCTCTGGTGCTGAGGATAGATTCAGTCTTTCTCTCAAAAGGTAATGCTATTAAAAGAGAAGGAACAAGGGACAGAGAAGAACTTAGTGTTATGGCGTTCCTGATTTGTTTTCCTTGAGGCCTGGCTCCAGTGTGAGACACTGAAATAATCTAATAAGTTATCTTTTGATTCTAAGCAAGATGATCTCACAGAGCAGACTTTATTGGTTGCCCATATTAACCTAAAACAGTGAAACAGCCAGTTGTTTCATCTGAAAAACAGGTTTCTTcaggagcagcaaagaattgcaatttgggACAAGCAAGTATCTGGAGAACCACATGCAAGTCCTGGTAAAACAAAGGAGAGGAAACTTTATAGGGAAAGGGGAGTTGGGAGGGGCCCCTGTAAACAaaaccttgtggctcagctagtaaagaatctgcctgcaatgttggagacctaggttcgatccctgggtagggaaggtcccctggagaatggaaaggctacccactccagtattctggccaggagaattccatggactgtataggccatggggtcgcaaagactcggacatgattaagtgactttcactttcactgtaaacAAAAAATCCACTGGAGGAAACTGGGAGCTTGAAATATAGTGGCTTTTCAACGGCTTAGTCATGCCAGTCTCTTACTGGCTGAGTTGTTGCCAGGCAAagaaaaaatctgtatttctgctgaaataggagggaaggggacagggcaaacctttaaaagaatgacatagctgtcagtcagttcaatcgctcagttgtgcccaactctttgtgaccccatggactgcaacatgccgggcttccctgtccatcaccaactcccagagcttgctcaaactcatatccattgaattgatgatgccattcaaccatctcatcctctgttgtcctctcctccttctgccttcaatcttgcccagcatcagggtcttttcaaatgagtcagttcttcacatcagatggccaaagtattggggcttcagcttcagcatcagtccttccaatgaatattcaggactaatttcctttaggatggactggttggatctctgtgcagtccaagggactctcaagagtcttctccaacaccactgttcaaaagcatcaattctttggcactcagctttctttatagtcc is part of the Odocoileus virginianus isolate 20LAN1187 ecotype Illinois chromosome 5, Ovbor_1.2, whole genome shotgun sequence genome and encodes:
- the MANEAL gene encoding glycoprotein endo-alpha-1,2-mannosidase-like protein isoform X2; the encoded protein is MARRRRRACIALFLVLLFAFGTLMGLRTLKAPDGLPALGPGLELAPFERHPEGAPAPAARAPAAPAAPPPPPPRTAGPGSSPGPAPAEAEPAPGQSLRVYSDLHAFYYSWYGSPGREGHYIHWDHVMVPHWDPKISASYPRGRHTPPDDLGSSFYPELGPYSSRDPDVLREHMTQLKEAAIGVLVLSWYPPGMADDNGEPSDDLVPAILDTAHQYNIQVAFHIQPYKGRDDITLHDNIKYIIDTYGSHGAFYRYKNSMELESCEELLRCQQPHVHSQRGAWLH
- the MANEAL gene encoding glycoprotein endo-alpha-1,2-mannosidase-like protein isoform X3, with the translated sequence MARRRRRACIALFLVLLFAFGTLMGLRTLKAPDGLPALGPGLELAPFERHPEGAPAPAARAPAAPAAPPPPPPRTAGPGSSPGPAPAEAEPAPGQSLRVYSDLHAFYYSWYGSPGREGHYIHWDHVMVPHWDPKISASYPRGRHTPPDDLGSSFYPELGPYSSRDPDVLREHMTQLKEAAIGVLVLSWYPPGMADDNGEPSDDLVPAILDTAHQYNIQVAFHIQPYKGRDDITLHDNIKYIIDTGSS